A genomic segment from Candidatus Poribacteria bacterium encodes:
- a CDS encoding aldo/keto reductase — protein MEYLAYGKTGLEISRLCFGAGRIKDTCDTVEAGSKLMLKALDEGVTFWDTAEGYGTQPHLGEAVRQIFRDEVVIQTKTGAKDYEGAKASITRSLQELQTDYLDVLLLHGISTPEDLVSREGALDAFREAKAAGKIRVIGCSTHIHTGTVMDAVIDHPEIEVILATANKEGRMLEGGPLDKHLAYIQRAYNIGKGISIMKVVVAGDVPEADIPEWIEWGFNLETAHAINLGMTDYSHITLDVGLARASARRRLIQRKAA, from the coding sequence ATGGAATATTTAGCGTACGGGAAAACGGGTTTAGAAATCTCACGGCTCTGCTTCGGTGCGGGACGAATTAAGGATACCTGCGATACCGTTGAAGCCGGTAGCAAATTGATGTTGAAAGCACTTGATGAAGGCGTTACCTTCTGGGATACCGCCGAGGGTTACGGGACGCAACCGCATCTCGGAGAGGCTGTCCGCCAGATTTTTCGGGACGAAGTCGTCATTCAAACGAAGACCGGTGCGAAAGATTATGAAGGTGCCAAGGCGAGCATTACGCGTTCGCTTCAGGAGCTGCAGACGGATTACTTAGATGTTTTATTATTGCATGGCATCTCCACGCCTGAAGATTTGGTGTCCCGTGAGGGGGCATTAGACGCGTTCCGAGAAGCAAAAGCCGCTGGCAAAATCCGAGTCATCGGCTGTTCTACCCATATTCATACAGGTACAGTGATGGATGCCGTAATTGATCACCCTGAAATTGAGGTTATCCTTGCGACAGCGAACAAAGAGGGTCGGATGTTAGAGGGTGGCCCCCTTGACAAGCATCTTGCGTACATCCAACGCGCATACAACATCGGGAAAGGTATCAGTATCATGAAGGTTGTCGTAGCGGGTGATGTTCCAGAGGCAGATATACCGGAATGGATTGAGTGGGGTTTCAATCTCGAAACGGCGCACGCAATTAATCTCGGTATGACAGATTACTCGCATATTACGTTGGATGTTGGACTGGCACGTGCCAGTGCAAGGCGACGTTTGATACAACGCAAGGCTGCATAA
- a CDS encoding tRNA methyltransferase, producing the protein MKQLRGKPLKDFLKQTEPPKRELVFILQDVQDPVNVGSAFRIADACRVKELILTGISAQPPHPLVRKVARGKHRRVKWRYTEQAADAIVSLKAEGYTSCALEVTAQSIRYDAVDYRNKICLIVGHEDHGVTKRTLAVCDMIVFLPMYGAGASLNVHVSLGIAAYHILHHP; encoded by the coding sequence ATGAAACAATTACGCGGTAAACCGCTCAAAGATTTTCTGAAGCAGACAGAACCGCCAAAAAGAGAACTGGTTTTTATCCTACAAGACGTGCAGGACCCGGTTAATGTTGGTTCTGCATTTCGGATAGCGGATGCGTGCCGTGTGAAAGAACTTATCCTAACAGGCATCAGCGCGCAACCGCCGCATCCGCTTGTTCGCAAAGTCGCACGCGGGAAGCATCGACGGGTAAAATGGCGGTATACGGAACAGGCAGCGGACGCGATTGTATCACTCAAAGCAGAGGGTTACACGAGTTGTGCTTTGGAGGTTACAGCGCAATCGATTCGCTATGATGCGGTGGACTATCGAAATAAAATCTGCCTTATCGTCGGACACGAGGACCACGGCGTAACGAAACGAACACTTGCTGTCTGCGATATGATAGTTTTCCTGCCGATGTATGGGGCAGGGGCATCGCTGAACGTTCATGTCTCCTTAGGTATCGCTGCCTACCACATTTTGCACCATCCTTAG
- a CDS encoding alcohol dehydrogenase catalytic domain-containing protein: MPKTMRAIMCREPWDYRLEEVPMPEAGPDEVVIKVDACGVCASDIKCYTGAPLFWGDEHRLPYVEAPVIAGHEFIGEVVELGPGAAEKYKLEIGDRAIAEQIVPCWECRYCRTGKYWLCQIHNIYGFQPVVNGGMADYMKFSARSLIYKVPSDIPIANAAVIEPLACSIHAVQRGNIEFGDVVVVAGAGTLGLGMIGAAKLKNPGVLIAIDLMPKRLEVAKKLGADIGINPSETDAVQEVLDLTEGYGCDVYIEATGHPKAVEQGLHMIRKAGTFVEFSVMREPVTVDWTIIGDTKELNIHGSHLGPYAYPLAIDYIHRDLIDVSHIVTHQLSLEDYLTGFEMVQKGSDSIKVQLVP, encoded by the coding sequence ATGCCGAAAACGATGCGTGCGATTATGTGTCGCGAACCGTGGGACTATCGTCTTGAAGAGGTCCCGATGCCGGAGGCGGGGCCCGATGAAGTCGTTATTAAGGTGGATGCCTGCGGCGTTTGCGCGAGCGACATCAAATGTTATACAGGTGCACCGCTTTTCTGGGGCGATGAACACCGTCTGCCGTATGTGGAGGCACCTGTTATCGCTGGTCATGAATTCATCGGTGAGGTCGTAGAACTCGGTCCGGGGGCAGCCGAGAAGTATAAACTCGAAATCGGTGACCGCGCTATCGCTGAGCAGATTGTTCCGTGTTGGGAATGTCGGTATTGTCGAACTGGGAAGTATTGGCTCTGCCAGATCCATAATATTTACGGGTTTCAACCGGTTGTCAATGGTGGTATGGCAGACTATATGAAGTTTTCGGCGCGTTCGCTCATCTACAAGGTCCCCTCCGATATTCCAATAGCGAATGCAGCGGTGATTGAACCACTCGCTTGTTCTATTCATGCTGTGCAACGGGGCAACATTGAGTTTGGTGATGTTGTCGTGGTTGCAGGTGCGGGAACGCTCGGTCTCGGTATGATTGGTGCGGCGAAGTTGAAAAATCCGGGTGTGCTTATCGCTATTGATTTGATGCCGAAACGGTTAGAGGTTGCGAAGAAGTTGGGCGCGGATATTGGGATTAACCCGTCGGAAACGGATGCTGTCCAAGAGGTGTTAGATTTGACGGAAGGCTACGGATGTGATGTCTATATTGAGGCGACGGGACATCCAAAGGCGGTTGAACAAGGGCTGCACATGATTCGGAAAGCAGGCACGTTTGTCGAATTTAGTGTCATGCGAGAACCTGTAACGGTAGATTGGACGATCATTGGCGATACGAAAGAGTTGAATATCCACGGTTCGCATTTAGGACCGTATGCATATCCGCTGGCGATTGATTATATCCACCGCGATTTAATTGATGTGAGTCATATTGTGACGCATCAATTGTCGTTGGAGGACTATCTTACAGGATTTGAGATGGTTCAGAAGGGTTCGGATTCGATTAAGGTACAGTTGGTGCCGTGA
- a CDS encoding mandelate racemase/muconate lactonizing enzyme family protein, with protein MKITEIEAIPLRVPYEERIRKKYYHFAMTELVTVYKFYTDTGLVGLGENPGPPFDQDVLDTYLGTNPFDHVMGEGRFNLDMACYDLMGKHLGLPAWKLMGQQVRQWVAMGWWMPCMSPEDTADEIQVAAERGYRGLKCKARAFYDVIEQSNAIQEVAPPDFRVEFDFNGSLINVEKALPILRELEKIPVVKGLEEPIFAYDVEGWRRLHREIRIPFYLHGVGVIREGASRQPSGPWIGLRAGDFDGALCSHESVKSALASGWAFAAANTPILLQYVGTGITAAFACHLGAVMPTATLPGVTASHAYEDDLIITPHKVQRGFMQVPEGLGLGVALDEDAVKRYSQTPEPQWERHISVVTLPGGIKHYYRNLQQAERLMKQGVDESYAPSVRLDEWEDDGSEAFDTLFKRLQENDWPVWNASV; from the coding sequence ATGAAAATTACGGAGATTGAAGCGATTCCGTTGCGGGTACCTTACGAAGAGCGGATTCGGAAAAAATATTACCACTTTGCGATGACCGAATTGGTCACCGTCTACAAATTCTATACCGATACGGGTCTCGTCGGTCTCGGAGAAAATCCGGGACCGCCGTTTGATCAGGACGTGTTGGATACCTATCTCGGTACAAACCCATTTGACCACGTCATGGGTGAGGGACGTTTTAACCTTGACATGGCGTGTTACGACCTAATGGGTAAACACCTCGGCTTGCCTGCATGGAAACTGATGGGACAACAGGTTCGACAATGGGTTGCGATGGGTTGGTGGATGCCCTGTATGTCTCCCGAAGATACTGCCGACGAGATTCAGGTTGCCGCTGAACGTGGATATCGCGGTCTGAAGTGTAAGGCACGTGCATTTTACGATGTCATTGAGCAATCGAATGCAATTCAAGAGGTTGCGCCACCGGACTTTCGTGTGGAGTTTGACTTTAATGGTTCGTTGATTAACGTTGAGAAGGCACTGCCTATCTTGCGGGAATTGGAGAAAATTCCGGTTGTTAAGGGTCTTGAGGAACCGATTTTCGCGTATGATGTAGAGGGCTGGCGGCGATTGCATCGGGAGATTCGTATCCCGTTTTATTTGCATGGTGTCGGTGTTATTCGGGAAGGTGCGTCGCGTCAACCCTCTGGTCCTTGGATCGGACTCCGGGCAGGCGATTTTGACGGTGCGCTATGTAGCCACGAGAGCGTGAAAAGTGCCCTGGCATCGGGTTGGGCTTTCGCTGCCGCGAACACACCGATTCTATTGCAGTATGTCGGCACCGGTATCACAGCAGCATTTGCGTGTCATCTGGGGGCGGTGATGCCAACTGCCACACTGCCGGGTGTTACTGCCAGCCATGCTTACGAAGACGACTTAATTATTACGCCACACAAAGTCCAGCGCGGATTTATGCAGGTGCCAGAAGGTCTTGGTTTAGGAGTTGCGTTAGATGAAGATGCTGTGAAACGGTATTCTCAAACGCCTGAACCGCAATGGGAACGACATATTTCTGTTGTCACTTTACCGGGTGGTATAAAGCACTACTACCGAAACCTGCAACAGGCGGAACGCCTCATGAAACAAGGCGTAGATGAATCGTATGCGCCGAGTGTGCGTCTCGACGAGTGGGAAGATGACGGTAGCGAAGCGTTTGATACGCTATTCAAGCGGTTACAGGAGAATGACTGGCCCGTGTGGAACGCATCGGTTTAA